The Humulus lupulus chromosome 4, drHumLupu1.1, whole genome shotgun sequence genome has a window encoding:
- the LOC133831369 gene encoding OVARIAN TUMOR DOMAIN-containing deubiquitinating enzyme 4 isoform X2 yields the protein MIVCPSTSSSAKAAVCLSGYIQTQMGSKMSSMMSRRPSSSSCFCLNSGNSNTKYTHLFVSKNHPSSVGRTSQRNFVSSCFSKEKGKLWSLTAKDLVSTEGTQRRHLKISIANHAMNMRVVVPKGIKQRMLPKVNCNVGPISWPSGCASAGLICGLLVCYSSSEPIHAEGARGGNDDCDSSRVKLSHGKKVYTDYSIIGIPGDGRCMFRSVAHGACLRAGKPAPNEKLQRELADDLRARVADEFIKRREETEWFVEGDFDTYVSQIRKPHVWGGEPELFMASHVLQMPITVYMHDREAGGLITIAEYGQEYGDDNNPIRVLYHGFGHYDALQIPSNKGAKSRL from the exons ATGATTGTTTGTCCTTCAACAAGCTCATCTGCAAAAGCTGCTGTCTGCCTGAGTGGGTATATCCAAACACAGATGGGCAGCAAGATGTCTTCTATGATGTCCCGAAGGCCATCTAGTTCATCCTGTTTCTGTTTGAATTCCGGGAATTCAAATACAAAGTATACACATCTGTTTGTCTCCAAGAATCATCCGTCTAGTGTTGGTCGAACATCCCAGAGAAACTTTGTCAGCTCTTGCTTCTCCAAAGAAAAAGGCAAATTATGGTCTTTAACAGCTAAAGATTTGGTTAGCACTGAGGGGACCCAGAGAAGACACCTTAAAATTTCAATAGCAAATCATGCAATGAACATGAGGGTTGTAGTGCCCAAAGGAATTAAGCAAAGAATGCTTCCTAAAGTTAATTGTAATGTTGGACCAATTTCTTGGCCATCAGGCTGTGCCTCTGCCGGATTAATTTGCGGGTTACTGGTTTGTTATTCAAGTTCTGAACCTATACATGCCGAAGGAGCACGAGGAGGCAATGATGACTGTGATTCATCACGTGTTAAATTGTCACATGGAAAGAAAGTATATACTGACTATTCTATTATCG GAATACCAGGAGATGGGCGATGCATGTTCCGTTCTGTTGCTCACGGAGCTTGCTTACGAGCTGGGAAACCAGCTCCAAATGAGAAGCTGCAGAGAGAATTAGCAGATGACTTGAGGGCCAGA GTTGCTGATGAGTTTATCAAAAGGAGAGAAGAAACAGAATG GTTTGTAGAAGGTGATTTTGATACATATGTATCACAAATCAGGAAGCCACATGTTTGGGGAGGGGAGCCTGAACTATTCATGGCTTCACATGTTCTCCA GATGCCAATCACAGTGTACATGCATGACAGAGAAGCTGGTGGCTTAATAACCATTGCTGAGTATGGCCAAGAATATGGAGATGACAACAACCCAATTAGAGTCCTTTATCACGGTTTTGGTCATTATGACGCTCTCCAAATTCCCTCAAACAAAGGTGCCAAATCTAGACTCTAG
- the LOC133831369 gene encoding OVARIAN TUMOR DOMAIN-containing deubiquitinating enzyme 4 isoform X1, producing the protein MKVNIEYQGCENMIVCPSTSSSAKAAVCLSGYIQTQMGSKMSSMMSRRPSSSSCFCLNSGNSNTKYTHLFVSKNHPSSVGRTSQRNFVSSCFSKEKGKLWSLTAKDLVSTEGTQRRHLKISIANHAMNMRVVVPKGIKQRMLPKVNCNVGPISWPSGCASAGLICGLLVCYSSSEPIHAEGARGGNDDCDSSRVKLSHGKKVYTDYSIIGIPGDGRCMFRSVAHGACLRAGKPAPNEKLQRELADDLRARVADEFIKRREETEWFVEGDFDTYVSQIRKPHVWGGEPELFMASHVLQMPITVYMHDREAGGLITIAEYGQEYGDDNNPIRVLYHGFGHYDALQIPSNKGAKSRL; encoded by the exons ATGAAGGTGAATATAGAGTATCAAG GCTGTGAAAATATGATTGTTTGTCCTTCAACAAGCTCATCTGCAAAAGCTGCTGTCTGCCTGAGTGGGTATATCCAAACACAGATGGGCAGCAAGATGTCTTCTATGATGTCCCGAAGGCCATCTAGTTCATCCTGTTTCTGTTTGAATTCCGGGAATTCAAATACAAAGTATACACATCTGTTTGTCTCCAAGAATCATCCGTCTAGTGTTGGTCGAACATCCCAGAGAAACTTTGTCAGCTCTTGCTTCTCCAAAGAAAAAGGCAAATTATGGTCTTTAACAGCTAAAGATTTGGTTAGCACTGAGGGGACCCAGAGAAGACACCTTAAAATTTCAATAGCAAATCATGCAATGAACATGAGGGTTGTAGTGCCCAAAGGAATTAAGCAAAGAATGCTTCCTAAAGTTAATTGTAATGTTGGACCAATTTCTTGGCCATCAGGCTGTGCCTCTGCCGGATTAATTTGCGGGTTACTGGTTTGTTATTCAAGTTCTGAACCTATACATGCCGAAGGAGCACGAGGAGGCAATGATGACTGTGATTCATCACGTGTTAAATTGTCACATGGAAAGAAAGTATATACTGACTATTCTATTATCG GAATACCAGGAGATGGGCGATGCATGTTCCGTTCTGTTGCTCACGGAGCTTGCTTACGAGCTGGGAAACCAGCTCCAAATGAGAAGCTGCAGAGAGAATTAGCAGATGACTTGAGGGCCAGA GTTGCTGATGAGTTTATCAAAAGGAGAGAAGAAACAGAATG GTTTGTAGAAGGTGATTTTGATACATATGTATCACAAATCAGGAAGCCACATGTTTGGGGAGGGGAGCCTGAACTATTCATGGCTTCACATGTTCTCCA GATGCCAATCACAGTGTACATGCATGACAGAGAAGCTGGTGGCTTAATAACCATTGCTGAGTATGGCCAAGAATATGGAGATGACAACAACCCAATTAGAGTCCTTTATCACGGTTTTGGTCATTATGACGCTCTCCAAATTCCCTCAAACAAAGGTGCCAAATCTAGACTCTAG